The nucleotide sequence TTTCAATTTTGTATTTTTCTCATCTTTACCGACGGCATAAGCTAATTTTGGTTCGAGCAAAAGGATTTCTCCCTTAAGGTGCTCAAAATCAGCCTGAATTCTTTTTAATGCTCCAAAAAACCGTCTAATTTGCGAAGATGTAATAGGATTACGTGTATCCCTTCTAGCCAGATTACGACCAAACTCTTCAATAGGTTTAAGGTCCTTAATCCCGTTTTCAAGAATTTTAAGATCTATTTGTGCCATATGCGAGATATTTAATTAGTTTGTTTTCTCCTTTTCATTACGCAGAGCTAACTCTGCCCAGCGGCAGGCCACGGCAAAGGCTTCGAAGCGCATGCGTTTTTCATTTACATGGGCAAAAATAATCTGCTTCAGTTCTTCGAGGGCCTCGTTTGCACCGGCGTTTTTATCCTCTTTAAGATTTTTCTGCCTCCGGGCAATGTTGTAGGCTGCCTGCCACTTCCAGTTATGGTATTCCTTATCATCTTTTGTATTGTATTTCCATGCTTCGTAATAACCGATCAGTTGCATAAGAAGGCCTCTGGTAATGGATTCATCCCTGACCCAATGGACAAGTTTTTCTTTCAGATTTTTCACCTGGGGCCATTCATGATCCCAGTTCAGAGGAACGCCAAGAAAGCACAAAGCATTTTTGAATACTACTTTACCATTTCCGGTGTCAATCTTATGTTGTTTAGCTTTCTCTTCCGCCTCGCCGGATTTTTCAGCGCCTTTGGCTACAGGGAATTTTGCTCCCACCAGTTCAATGCCTGCGGAAAGGGTAATATCGTCGCGAGCAGCGAATTTTCTGAATTCTGAGCGTACATCTTCGGCAAAAGCAATTACTTTTTCCCAATATCCCAGGGCAAAAACATCATCACCGCCCGAATAAAGAATATTTACATCCTCTTTATATTTTTCGCGCAGGGTATTGATGTAACCACTAAAAAACAGATCGAGGAGATTGGAGAAGGTAGCATAAGCTGAAAAACTTGCCAGTTCTGTAGGTTTTTCGTCATCGGTTAGTCCGTAACGGAAAAGGGATCCCAGACCATCAACATCCATCCTTAAAATGGCAAGACGTTTAAAAGGATACCTCCCTTTGTTGCTTCCTTCAATATAGCCGGCAAGGTATTCAAATGTGGCGGGGGTATTTTTATCTTCCATAGCTACCTGTGATCCGCCGAAAAAACGGAACCCAAGGGCCTGCCTGTTTCCAGCCGGCACGTCAAAGAGGGAAACTTCGTCATGTACAGTTTTCAGTATAAGTGCCTCATCGTATGATGATACATTTTCATTTTTTGCAATATGGAGTTTGCTGCCACCGGGCAAATCGAAATAACCCTCTGCCTTTGTTGCGGATGTAGGAAATGCAATAAAATTATGATGAACAAGTTGCTTTCCGATTTCAATCTGCTGATGGACTTCCGGTGAAATTACCGGGGCCTCAGCATCGTAGTTTTCTGCTTTTGTTTTGTATGACCAATCTCTCTTCTCTTCATTGAACTGATAATAGGCTTTACCGTGACCAATTTCTTCGCCGGTTACACTGCAAACAAGGGAATCTCCTCCTTCGCCCGATGGTTCAAAAAATTCGGCAAATCGTTCTCTGGAAGCAATAATGTGCCTGAACCGCCGGGCTTCATGCCTGGTCATTTCCTCAAAAAGCGCATTCCATAATTCACCAAGGCTTACATTTTCAGAATGGCCTTCAATACGGATATTTTTTTGATTGGCCTCCAGCTTATTTTTATAACGGAATGCTACCATTCCCATATTCAAATAAAGGCGCCCACGGTGTTTTTCCCACAAATCATCGAGTATACCGATGTAAAAATCTTCGAGGTATTTTTTTATGATGGGGATGTTGGGTAAAAGCATATAGAACTTTCCACCGCTGGCATAAATTATATGGGCAGGCGTAAGTTTCAAAGGTGCTTTGTTGATAATTTGCCATGCCAGAGCCTCCAATGTCATCTGGAGGTAAAAGGATCTTCCCCTGAGGCTTTTAGCGGCATTGGCTGAAGAAATATTGTACAGATAATCCTGAATACCCGATAAATCAAATCCAGCAATCAAAAGAGGGAAAACATTTTCGTCCAATTCCACCTGATAGCCCTTAGGGGTAGTATTGGTTCTGAAGCTTTCAGGTTTATCCTGGTAAAAATCAAACAAGCACTGGGCTATAGCCGCTGTTACTTTGGAATGTTCAAAAAGGCTTATGCAGGGATGGTTATCCTGGGTAAAGGAAGGAATACACCAGGTATATTTTTTTAATAAATAATAGAGCGTAATGGAAAGGCCTCTGTAATCAAAAGAACGCTTTTCCAGTTTTTCCAAATCGGCAATGAATTCCTTCCAATGTTTTCTGTAGAGCTCTGTTGAAAGCTTAGTTTCATTGGAATAATCGGAGGGCATAATATCGTGGGCATGAAGGGATAGCGGTCTTAATCTGAAGACAGACTGACGGCTTGCAGTCTGAAAAGAATTGTCGCTTTGTTTTACTCGCAAGGCGCACAATATGTTGTTGAGAGGAATTTCCCTGAAGCGCAGTTCACTTTTTTCCAGCTGAGGATCCTCAAAAATACCCATAGAAGATCTGTCCATTCCACTAGCCCACCAATCGGCTAACTGAACAATAGCCGCTTCGGGGTTATCAGGCCTGTGATGGTAAACCGCCGCATGAACTATATTCGAAAGCTGATCCTTCGAAATGAACCGGAGAAAGATTTGTTGGTTTTTTTCAAAAAATTCGTTGGTCCAAACCACATGCTGATGAGAAGGGAATCCATTATGCTCAGGACAAATAATTTCTGCAAGTTTTTTGGATTGTTCACTGAGCTCATTTTTGTCGTTCAAAGCCCCATCAGCACGTTGATAGAATTTGCCAATATCGTGCAAAAAAGAACCAAGATACAATTCTTCGCGGGTCATATTATTCCTTGTTAATCGTATTATTCATCTGAAACACAATTCCATAGCCGAGGCTGACGCTTTTTCCCAGCCCTATATAGTTGGGCAGGAAAACGTTGGTAGTAAATACCAGGTTGAAACCTATTACTTTTTTCCCCTTGAGGGTAACCGGCCGAAGGCTTTCAATCTGTACGATGTGTGTGTTGATGGGCCGGGTAACATCCCAGTTGATGCCTTTGGCAAATGAAAGGATGTTTCCGGTTAATTTCCTTTCGAGGTAAGATATTTTTTCTGCGTCTTCGGGCAGGTTAAGGTATTCGCGGTAGTTTTCCTGGTTGAGGGCTATCCAGTTGTTCACGCGGTAGGTAAAGTTTTTATCCCACACCTGGATAGTAAACTGGTTCATCAGCAGGCGGGCAATTTTCATTTCGAGCCAGCGGCCGCTGATATGTATGCTCCAGTCGCGGTTTTCGAAATAATTGTGAATTTCGTCCACACCGTAATCGAGGCAAACAATAGCCGGATGCCTTCTGATGCGTTTATACTGTATAAGCGGATAGCGGTAAAGGTATTTCTGTTCGTTCAGGTGGTTATGAAAGAGGATGTGTTCCCGGCCGGCCTTGGCGATGACAGCCCCCCGGAAAGCCGGGATTTCGTGTGCTTCAATTTCATCGGCGAATTCAACCAACAACACACGAAGGCGCTGGAAGGGCTCTCCCCTGGGAGTTGTGTACACTTCTCCGTTTTCGGTTATCAGCTTTTCGTTATCTCTGCCTGGACTGCCCATCATTAATCGATTAATTTATAAAACAATGCCACATAACTAACTTAAAAAGAACAAATTATACCTTAGCAACTCAAATATACATAAAATTTCTATAACGTCTTCATTATGTTAATAACTTTTTTACCCTGCCTGATTTTTGGATGATGAAAAAGCGAATATTTTCTCGATCTGTTGTTTCTTTATTTCCATCTGGTTACGGACCAGGCAATCGTAATCGCTTTCGCCATCGCCGGCTTTATTCACCAGCACAAACAGCTCAATGGACAGAAACAACAGGAAGAAGAAGAACCATACAAAAAGTCCGGCTAAACTTTTCATTAACAACATAATCAAGGTGTCAATTTCATCAATCAATCCCGATTTTGACCGGAGGTCCGATTCGATTTCGCTCCGCATGTTCAGGAGGGTTTTTTCCTTATCGGCTTTTTGTTCGCGTAAAGCAGTAAGTTGCTGGTCGAGTCGGGTTACCTGGTCAATTTTTGGATTGGGCACGGCCTGGTTGACAACATTCCGGCTGGCAGGGACCAGATTTCCTGCACTGTCTTTTTCGAAAGCCGTATTGATGGTAGGAAGGAAAATGCGGGGATTTTTGCTGATTTCAGACAGAAGCACTGCCCGTTCCGTTTCGCGGGCAATGATAAGGGTATCGAGCTGTTTAATCTGTGAATCGATTTGCCGGGTTTTTTCGGGCAAAATACGGTTGACTTCTTCCTGGATTTTGCTGATCTGCATTTTTTCGATATCGTCGCTAAATACAATCTGGTCGGTTATGATAGCGCCAATCAGCGCCATAACAAAGCCTACACAGATGCGGAAAAAGTAACTCCACTTGTTGCGTTTTACGGAAAGGATTATCTGACGCTCGATCTGAACTACAATAAACATCATGGCCCCTGCAAAAGCAATGGCTGAAGGCATAGAAAGATGGAGGTACCGGCGGGCAAAAGCGTATCCGATAAAACCCCAGACGATGCATACCACCAGTATGGCAGAAAAGTATTTGATGACGGTTTTTGCCGTAGCTTCACTGCATTGGGTAACCAGCCGGTAATTGTGCCCGGTAAAAAAGCACCCCGATTTTAGCCAGAAATTTCTCATAATGAAGTGTTTAATTGGATAAATTTTTATTGGTTACTGATCAAAAATATCTTCCGACAGATCAGTTTCATCGGACAGCAGGGTGGAACGTGAAATAGCTTCCAGGCCGCGTCGGAAGCCTTTTTCGTAGGCCAGTTTAATTTTAAGTGGCATTCCGACCATTTCTACAGAATTGATGCCCATTTCCTTCACCTTTTCATAGGCATTGCGAATGACATTCTGTTTGGCACGCAGTTCCTCCACCAGGTCCATCAGGCCGGCCCTGCCGCGTGTAGCAATATGAAAATCATATTTTTGCAGTTCTGCCTCGTACCAGGAGCAGGTCTTCTGAATGAGCATCCGCAGGTCGTGCATAATAAGTTCCACATTATCGGCCATGTGTTTCATGTCGGGCGTGGCCAGGGCATCCTCGTACCCCCGGATTTCAAAATCGGTTTGCAAGAAATCGTAGATGGCTTCAATACCTTTTAATTCGGCCACAGGCTGAGGTTTGGGTTCTTCAGTTTCAGGGATGCAGGGGTCCCGGTCATCCACAAAGAGGGAGCGGGAAACCGGCACATCCTGTTTGCCAGCAGTATCAGGCTGAAGCTGTTGCTGCTTTTTGCCAAATCGGAAAAAATCTAAGAAACTCATAGTGGTTATTGTTTAGTTATTAAATGTATTTAACAGGTACTGCATACAAGGCATGTCCTTTCTGGTGGCATGCTTCGCAGAGGGTAATGAGGAGTTCGTCGCTGTAATCCCAGGGATCTGCATAGCGGTTTTCGGCCTGCAGGTAATGGTACTGGCGATGATGCACCTGAAGGTTTTCGTTGCTGGAGCAATTCAGGCAGCGAAAACGGTCGCGGATCAGGATCTGCTGGCGCCGCTTTTCCCAGCGGGCGTCATTCAGTTTTTCTCTGTACACTTCTTCTGTAATTTGCTTCATAGTGGCAATATTTATTGATTAAATCGTTCCATACTTCATGTGCAATGTGTGGTGAAGGGTTAGCCGACAGGAAATATTCCAGATTATCAGAATCTTTAAACTGAAAAAACGTAGCCCCTTCAACCCGCAACTTTTCGTCCACAGCAAGTTCAAACAACATCCGGAAGGAACCCAAAGCCCAGCGCTGATACCATAATATTATTTCCATAATTTCGGCTTCGTCATTTCCGGGGTCGATACAATACATGTTCCAGATGATTTCGATGCCCCAGTTGGACATGTCGTCTTCATCGAAAAATGTTTTCCGGCTCAGTATGTATCGTTTCATTATCATCATTGTGTTCTTTTATGTTTTTTTAAAGTGCCTGCACCCCCGGCGGTGTGAAGGAGCAGGCACCGGACAATTTCCCTTCAGGAATCCCTTACAGGGAAGAGAGGATTACGAGAGCCACCCAGGCCGCCCATCCGATAGCGGCATTCCCCACATTGATCCCGCGTGCTTTTTTCTGATAACAGGAAAGGTACTCGGGATCGCCAAAAAGCTCCTTGTTTTTTGACATCAGCATGGTTTGACTTCCCGTAGCAGGGGTAGGGCTTGATACAGCGGCTCCGATCACGGCAAAGGGACCAAAAAGTACCCCCAGCACCATATGAAGCCCTGCCTTCCCATGGTAATTCTCGGCATCCTGCTTGCCTTTAAGGCATGCATCAGGGTCGCCGGCCATGGTCGTAAGGTAATCAAGGTACACCCTGTCGGAGGGGTTTTCAAAAACAACCGTAAGGATGTCTGTTGCGGGAATTTCATACATTCTGCCGCGGACTTTAAATGCCACACTGCATTTTTCCACCCGCTTAACCTTGCCCTCAAACTGCATTCCATTGGCAAGGGTAATCAGATCGCCTGCCTGAACAGAGCCGGCCGCGATCAGAAGGATCAGAAAAAACAGAGTCTTTTTCATATGCATGGAATTTAATTGGTTAGCGTTACTATAAACTCAATCCATGTGCCATAATAATCTAAATATTTGTCGGTCAAATCTTTAAACAATTAACACTTTTGTTTGAATTTCATTTTTTGAAATTATTTTCCGTCTGAATTGTCATTTTTTGATATTCCATTAATGAATTTTTGAAAATGTTGTATTTTGGTTAAAAATTCGGGGTATGGAAAAAATTCTCATTTCATGGATTGCCCGTACGAATGATTTCGCAAAGAACAGGGTCAGGGAAGACGGACCAACAATGTGTTTTCACCGTTTTCACTGGGATCATTCCTTTCATGTTCTTCTGGCTGCCGAAGCAGATAAGGATCTTCAAAAGCAGCTGGCGGAGAGGATCAGAAAGGAGTTCGGCCATAAGGTGGAAGAAGTAACGTTGCCTGTGGAAAATGTTTTAGACATCAAGGAAATAAAAGGTAAGACAGAAAAAGTTCTGATGCAGTACCGGCATCATATTGTTGACATATTTGCTTCGCCAGGCACATCGGCCATGCAGGTGGCATGGTACATCTGCTATACCACACTCGGGTTAAAGGGTCGGTTTTTGCAAACCCGTTCGCCGAAAGATTCAAAATCAGGCAAGTCGGAATTATTTGCCCTTAAGTTCGAGAAATCGGAGCAACCGCTGTCAATGATGATTTTTGAGGAAGAGATCAGCAAGCCTGCTGAATTAAAATCGGCTGAATCGGTTTGTCTTACGCCCGCTTTAAAAGAACTGCGGAAAAAAGCCCTTCCGGCGGCCATGGTTGATGTTCCGGTTCTGATACTGGGAGAAACCGGAACAGGAAAAGAACTTCTGGCAAGGTATATACACGATCAAAGTTACCGTAAGAATAAAAAGATGCTGGCCTTTAACTGCTCGGCTATCGGGCATGAACTTCTGGAATCACGTTTATTTGGATATAAAAAAGGGGCTTTCACGGGAGCCGAAAAAGATACGCCGGGCTTGTTTCATGAAGCCAACGGAAGCACAATTTTTCTTGACGAAATAGGCGATATTACGGCCTATACACAGAAGAGCCTGTTGCGGGTATTACAGGAGAAGGAGGTTCTGCCGGTCGGCGGCAGGAAGCCTGAACAGGTTGATGTACGGGTTATTGCAGCTACCAATAAAAACTTGCGGAAGTTATGCGAAGAAGGCAAGTTCCGCTGGGATCTGTATTACAGGCTGGCCATAGTGGAGCTCATTATTCCCTCTCTTGCCGAACAGGGCAGAGAGGCTATTGAAACGATGCTCCGGTTCATGCTGGAGCAAACAGCCAAAAAGTATAAAAAACCGGTTTTAAAAGTGAATCCCGATGCTCTGGCTGGGCTTCTCTCCTACCCCTGGCCGGGAAATATCAGAGAAATGGAAAATCTTGTCAACAATTTTTACATATACTGCGAAAAAGAAGTCCGGCTCAGTAACCTGCCCAGATACATTCTGGACCAGCAGACAGGCCCATCGCTCTCAATGGAATATGTTGAAAAGCAGCATATCATAAAGGTACTGAATTATACCGGGGGGTCACGTAAAAAAGCCCTTAAGTTGCTGGGCTACAGGTCGTACAACACCCTGCTCAGTAAAATCCGCAAATACAAAATTGATGAAATCATTCCTACTTCGGAATAGTGCAGGAATCGTAAAGGAATTTGCAATGATTACATAAGCTTAACACACGATATAGGTAAAAAAACTATATTTGCAACCGCAAACCAAAACCATTTAGTTATGGCATATAAAATTAGCGAAGACTGCACAGCATGTGGTACCTGTATTGATGAATGTCCGGTGGAAGCTATTTCTGCAGGCGACATTTACAAAATTGATCCGGAAGTCTGTACCGATTGCGGTGCATGTGCTGATGTTTGTCCGGTCGAAGCTATTCACCCCGAATAGTCATCCTCTGGATGCGATGCGCTTTGCAGGCAATGGTCTGCGAAGCGCATTGTTTTTTTTCAGGGGTCGTAACGTGACCCTTCCAGTATATCCCTTGCCGGCACCCTGGTCATCAATTCCTCCGGAGTAACCTGCGGATGTCGTTTCATATATCCCGACACAATCCGGTAGCCGATCCAGACGGCCGCGCGCGCCGGTGACTCCCGTGTAAAATCTTTTGTAAACGGCCCTTCGTTGATAAATTTACCAATGGTAAAAGCATCGGTAACAAAGAGTTTTTTGTTTTCCACCAGATAGGTCCACATTTGGTGCTCGTTTTTTTTGCACCATTCAAGCTGGGCCTGGGTGAACCCCCAGAGGAGTGTGTCGGGGTCATCAGGAAACATCTGCCGTACCTGATGCATGATTTTCCCCTCCTGTATCATATATTCCAGCAATCGCGGCGAGGAATCGGGCACAGGGAAAATACTGGTCATCCAGGCTCTGATGCAGTCGGGAGCAATGCGTGCCGGCAACATGATGCGGCGCTGATAGAGCGGCAGCATAGCGGCACGGTACAGAAGGGATTCCATGCCCAGAAACTTATCGAGCGAAATGCCGAGCATCGAATCGGTGGCCATAAAAGACTGGTTCAGGCCGGAAATCACGGTAACCAGAACGGGAGGCTTTTGCCCGGGGAAAAAGGCGGCAAAGCGGTTCCAGGCAAATTCAAGCCGCCGTTGTACAGGAGTAAAGTC is from Bacteroidales bacterium and encodes:
- a CDS encoding DUF4407 domain-containing protein, with product MRNFWLKSGCFFTGHNYRLVTQCSEATAKTVIKYFSAILVVCIVWGFIGYAFARRYLHLSMPSAIAFAGAMMFIVVQIERQIILSVKRNKWSYFFRICVGFVMALIGAIITDQIVFSDDIEKMQISKIQEEVNRILPEKTRQIDSQIKQLDTLIIARETERAVLLSEISKNPRIFLPTINTAFEKDSAGNLVPASRNVVNQAVPNPKIDQVTRLDQQLTALREQKADKEKTLLNMRSEIESDLRSKSGLIDEIDTLIMLLMKSLAGLFVWFFFFLLFLSIELFVLVNKAGDGESDYDCLVRNQMEIKKQQIEKIFAFSSSKNQAG
- a CDS encoding sigma 54-interacting transcriptional regulator, whose protein sequence is MEKILISWIARTNDFAKNRVREDGPTMCFHRFHWDHSFHVLLAAEADKDLQKQLAERIRKEFGHKVEEVTLPVENVLDIKEIKGKTEKVLMQYRHHIVDIFASPGTSAMQVAWYICYTTLGLKGRFLQTRSPKDSKSGKSELFALKFEKSEQPLSMMIFEEEISKPAELKSAESVCLTPALKELRKKALPAAMVDVPVLILGETGTGKELLARYIHDQSYRKNKKMLAFNCSAIGHELLESRLFGYKKGAFTGAEKDTPGLFHEANGSTIFLDEIGDITAYTQKSLLRVLQEKEVLPVGGRKPEQVDVRVIAATNKNLRKLCEEGKFRWDLYYRLAIVELIIPSLAEQGREAIETMLRFMLEQTAKKYKKPVLKVNPDALAGLLSYPWPGNIREMENLVNNFYIYCEKEVRLSNLPRYILDQQTGPSLSMEYVEKQHIIKVLNYTGGSRKKALKLLGYRSYNTLLSKIRKYKIDEIIPTSE
- the cas10 gene encoding type III-A CRISPR-associated protein Cas10/Csm1, translating into MTREELYLGSFLHDIGKFYQRADGALNDKNELSEQSKKLAEIICPEHNGFPSHQHVVWTNEFFEKNQQIFLRFISKDQLSNIVHAAVYHHRPDNPEAAIVQLADWWASGMDRSSMGIFEDPQLEKSELRFREIPLNNILCALRVKQSDNSFQTASRQSVFRLRPLSLHAHDIMPSDYSNETKLSTELYRKHWKEFIADLEKLEKRSFDYRGLSITLYYLLKKYTWCIPSFTQDNHPCISLFEHSKVTAAIAQCLFDFYQDKPESFRTNTTPKGYQVELDENVFPLLIAGFDLSGIQDYLYNISSANAAKSLRGRSFYLQMTLEALAWQIINKAPLKLTPAHIIYASGGKFYMLLPNIPIIKKYLEDFYIGILDDLWEKHRGRLYLNMGMVAFRYKNKLEANQKNIRIEGHSENVSLGELWNALFEEMTRHEARRFRHIIASRERFAEFFEPSGEGGDSLVCSVTGEEIGHGKAYYQFNEEKRDWSYKTKAENYDAEAPVISPEVHQQIEIGKQLVHHNFIAFPTSATKAEGYFDLPGGSKLHIAKNENVSSYDEALILKTVHDEVSLFDVPAGNRQALGFRFFGGSQVAMEDKNTPATFEYLAGYIEGSNKGRYPFKRLAILRMDVDGLGSLFRYGLTDDEKPTELASFSAYATFSNLLDLFFSGYINTLREKYKEDVNILYSGGDDVFALGYWEKVIAFAEDVRSEFRKFAARDDITLSAGIELVGAKFPVAKGAEKSGEAEEKAKQHKIDTGNGKVVFKNALCFLGVPLNWDHEWPQVKNLKEKLVHWVRDESITRGLLMQLIGYYEAWKYNTKDDKEYHNWKWQAAYNIARRQKNLKEDKNAGANEALEELKQIIFAHVNEKRMRFEAFAVACRWAELALRNEKEKTN
- the csm2 gene encoding type III-A CRISPR-associated protein Csm2, with protein sequence MAQIDLKILENGIKDLKPIEEFGRNLARRDTRNPITSSQIRRFFGALKRIQADFEHLKGEILLLEPKLAYAVGKDEKNTKLKDFYEALSPLIRNIGEDEKKFRNFVNVVEAIVAYHKAQGGK
- a CDS encoding CRISPR-associated endonuclease Cas6, translating into MGSPGRDNEKLITENGEVYTTPRGEPFQRLRVLLVEFADEIEAHEIPAFRGAVIAKAGREHILFHNHLNEQKYLYRYPLIQYKRIRRHPAIVCLDYGVDEIHNYFENRDWSIHISGRWLEMKIARLLMNQFTIQVWDKNFTYRVNNWIALNQENYREYLNLPEDAEKISYLERKLTGNILSFAKGINWDVTRPINTHIVQIESLRPVTLKGKKVIGFNLVFTTNVFLPNYIGLGKSVSLGYGIVFQMNNTINKE
- a CDS encoding 4Fe-4S binding protein, whose translation is MAYKISEDCTACGTCIDECPVEAISAGDIYKIDPEVCTDCGACADVCPVEAIHPE
- a CDS encoding HNH endonuclease, whose translation is MKQITEEVYREKLNDARWEKRRQQILIRDRFRCLNCSSNENLQVHHRQYHYLQAENRYADPWDYSDELLITLCEACHQKGHALYAVPVKYI